A DNA window from Mycolicibacter terrae contains the following coding sequences:
- a CDS encoding adenylate cyclase regulatory domain-containing protein gives MNHPVRVPVRRSTKQVQGVSNTRRRPRSVCLHDGLEGDSRQERTHLIAWLHAQGFTIDQSRLVAPTPLLLPTSRVLGDEGRYVSLRELSTETGIQTKQSPYCGPSRKASGRPRR, from the coding sequence CTGAACCATCCTGTCCGCGTCCCGGTACGCCGCAGCACTAAGCAGGTCCAGGGTGTCAGCAACACACGAAGACGACCTCGCTCAGTATGTCTGCACGACGGTCTTGAGGGCGACAGCCGCCAGGAAAGGACTCATCTAATTGCCTGGCTGCATGCCCAGGGCTTCACGATTGATCAAAGCCGACTGGTGGCCCCAACCCCTCTCCTTCTTCCTACAAGCCGCGTACTGGGTGATGAGGGACGGTACGTCTCTCTGCGCGAGCTGAGCACGGAAACCGGAATCCAGACGAAACAGTCGCCATATTGCGGGCCCTCACGGAAGGCATCGGGCAGGCCACGGAGATGA
- a CDS encoding TetR/AcrR family transcriptional regulator, with product MNKVVVAGRTRVGGERRERILASATELIAERGYHAVSMADIGVASGVVGPAIYRHFDSKSDLLAALFERVVDKLLKRATAIVEQSRDEAEALTLLVSDQVALVMDQRELAMVYYREVHNLSDHHQSQLRRKQRLYLEEWVHLVGELRPAVDEIELRAMVHGAIGAIQSILHYRGTGLAPEQTSALLVAMGHAVLGVPASSHQVRGVNTEPSCPRPGTPQH from the coding sequence GTGAACAAGGTGGTCGTTGCCGGACGTACCCGGGTCGGCGGCGAACGTCGGGAACGGATTCTCGCCTCTGCCACCGAGTTGATTGCCGAGCGGGGCTACCACGCTGTTTCCATGGCCGACATCGGCGTTGCATCAGGGGTCGTCGGGCCGGCCATCTATCGCCATTTCGACAGTAAGAGCGACCTACTGGCGGCCCTCTTCGAGCGTGTGGTGGACAAACTCCTAAAGCGTGCGACGGCGATCGTGGAGCAGTCCCGCGACGAGGCGGAGGCGCTGACCCTGCTGGTGTCAGATCAAGTCGCCTTGGTAATGGATCAACGCGAGCTGGCAATGGTGTATTACCGCGAGGTGCACAATCTGTCGGATCACCACCAGAGCCAATTGCGCCGAAAGCAGCGGCTCTATCTGGAAGAGTGGGTACACCTCGTGGGGGAGTTGCGGCCCGCGGTCGATGAGATTGAACTTCGGGCGATGGTTCATGGAGCGATCGGAGCCATTCAATCGATCTTGCACTACCGCGGCACTGGCCTGGCTCCCGAACAGACCTCTGCGCTGCTCGTTGCGATGGGTCACGCCGTGCTCGGCGTCCCCGCGTCGAGTCACCAGGTGCGCGGCGTGAACACTGAACCATCCTGTCCGCGTCCCGGTACGCCGCAGCACTAA
- a CDS encoding acyclic terpene utilization AtuA family protein: MRDPVRIGNCSGFYGDRIAAAREMVEGGTGEQSIDVLCGDYLAELTMLILAKAQAKDPAGGYARTFLTQMEQVLGTCSDRGIKIVANAGGLNPAGLAVRLRELADRLGITVRIAHIEGDDLRGNLSAITPAVGEVKPVSANAYLGGWGIAEALGAGADVVVTGRVTDASLVVGPAAWWHGWERTDWDRLAGAVVAGHVIECGPQATGGNYAFLDEITDRRYPGFPIAEVAADGSSVITKHADTGGLVSVGTVTAQLLYEIAEPAYLGPDVVTHFDTISLAQQAEHRVAITGVTGSPPPETLKVALNEVGGYRNTMTMVLTGLDLEAKAAFAQQQLFDILGGRGSFAEVDVRFLRFDTPDAPTNDQACAHLRITVKDTDPRKVGRAFSSAIMEIALAGYAGFHTTTPPTSESVFGVYRPATVPRSSVTQVVVLPNGERRRIADPPTGSVPAAKVRGSAAAAPPTEPTCRAPLGAVLGARSGDKGGNANIGLWARDDAGYAWVREHLTVERLRGLLGPEAAQLRIERFELPNLRALNVVVHGLLGEGVASSTRPDAQAKGLCEYLRSRIVDIPQSLVGAT; the protein is encoded by the coding sequence GTGAGGGACCCGGTACGCATCGGAAATTGCTCGGGCTTCTACGGCGACCGGATCGCCGCGGCGCGGGAGATGGTCGAGGGCGGGACGGGCGAGCAGAGCATCGACGTGCTGTGCGGGGACTACCTCGCTGAACTGACGATGCTCATCCTGGCGAAGGCCCAGGCGAAGGATCCGGCGGGCGGTTACGCGCGCACGTTCCTGACCCAGATGGAGCAGGTGTTGGGCACCTGTTCCGACCGCGGTATCAAGATCGTGGCCAACGCCGGTGGGCTCAACCCGGCCGGGCTGGCCGTCAGATTGCGCGAGCTTGCGGACCGGCTCGGTATCACCGTCCGGATCGCCCACATCGAAGGTGACGACTTGCGCGGGAACCTCTCCGCGATCACCCCTGCGGTCGGTGAGGTCAAGCCGGTCTCGGCCAACGCCTACCTCGGGGGTTGGGGTATCGCCGAAGCGCTGGGTGCGGGCGCCGACGTCGTCGTCACCGGACGGGTGACAGACGCCTCGCTGGTCGTCGGCCCGGCCGCCTGGTGGCACGGGTGGGAGCGCACCGACTGGGACCGGCTCGCCGGTGCCGTCGTGGCCGGCCACGTCATCGAATGCGGACCACAGGCCACGGGCGGCAACTACGCCTTCCTCGACGAGATCACCGACCGTCGCTACCCGGGCTTCCCGATCGCGGAGGTGGCGGCCGACGGCTCGTCGGTGATCACCAAGCACGCCGACACCGGGGGGCTGGTGTCGGTCGGTACGGTCACCGCCCAGCTGCTCTACGAGATCGCCGAGCCGGCCTATCTGGGGCCCGACGTGGTGACTCACTTCGACACGATCTCGCTGGCCCAGCAGGCCGAGCACCGGGTGGCGATCACGGGTGTCACCGGCAGCCCGCCACCGGAGACGCTCAAGGTGGCGCTGAACGAGGTCGGGGGCTACCGGAACACCATGACGATGGTGCTCACCGGCTTGGACCTGGAGGCGAAAGCCGCGTTCGCGCAGCAGCAGCTGTTCGACATCCTCGGCGGCCGGGGATCCTTCGCCGAGGTCGACGTCCGGTTTCTGCGTTTCGACACACCGGACGCCCCCACTAACGACCAGGCGTGCGCGCACTTGCGGATCACGGTCAAGGACACCGACCCGCGCAAGGTCGGCCGGGCGTTCTCGAGCGCAATCATGGAGATCGCTCTGGCCGGGTATGCCGGCTTCCACACCACCACGCCACCCACGTCGGAGTCAGTGTTCGGCGTGTATCGCCCAGCGACCGTGCCCCGGTCGAGCGTGACGCAGGTCGTGGTGCTGCCCAACGGTGAGCGCCGGAGGATCGCCGATCCGCCGACCGGTAGCGTGCCGGCCGCGAAGGTCCGGGGCAGCGCGGCAGCCGCGCCGCCGACCGAGCCGACATGCCGCGCGCCGCTGGGCGCGGTTCTGGGCGCGCGGTCCGGCGACAAGGGCGGCAACGCCAATATTGGTCTCTGGGCCCGCGACGACGCCGGCTATGCCTGGGTGCGCGAGCACTTAACCGTCGAGCGACTGCGCGGGCTGCTCGGCCCGGAGGCTGCGCAGCTGCGCATAGAGCGATTCGAGCTGCCCAACCTGCGTGCGCTCAACGTTGTGGTGCACGGGCTGCTGGGGGAAGGCGTGGCATCCTCGACCCGGCCGGATGCCCAGGCGAAGGGCTTGTGCGAGTACCTGCGCTCCCGCATCGTGGACATACCGCAATCCCTTGTCGGCGCGACCTGA
- a CDS encoding TIGR03084 family metal-binding protein: MAVPMESLITDIGAETAELWSLIAELPEGQAGWDAPTPAAGWAVRDQISHLAFFDDAAVRSATDPEGFTAEVLPMLADGRISPDTIAERYRPMPTAELLSWFDGARRALVAAFAAIDPSMRVPWFGLPMSAASSLTARIMETWAHGQDIADALGVTRVPSARLRHVAHIGVGARAFSYMANGLEVPEEPVRVELTAPGGTLWTWGPDGVPNRVTGTAHDFCLLVTQRRHRDDTALHVTGPLADQWLSIAQAFAGPPGGGRTAGQFDGGVS, translated from the coding sequence GTGGCCGTGCCGATGGAGTCCTTGATCACCGACATCGGGGCGGAAACGGCCGAGCTGTGGTCACTGATCGCCGAGCTGCCCGAGGGGCAAGCCGGGTGGGACGCGCCCACCCCCGCGGCAGGCTGGGCGGTCCGCGATCAGATCAGCCATCTTGCGTTCTTCGACGACGCCGCGGTGCGCTCAGCCACCGACCCCGAAGGGTTCACGGCCGAGGTGCTGCCCATGCTCGCCGACGGCCGGATCTCCCCGGACACCATCGCCGAGCGCTACCGGCCGATGCCGACAGCGGAGCTGCTGTCCTGGTTCGACGGCGCGCGCCGCGCCCTCGTCGCTGCCTTCGCAGCGATCGACCCCTCGATGCGGGTGCCGTGGTTCGGCCTCCCTATGAGCGCGGCTTCCTCGCTGACCGCGCGGATCATGGAGACCTGGGCGCACGGTCAGGACATCGCCGACGCGCTGGGAGTGACCCGTGTGCCCTCGGCCCGGTTGCGCCACGTCGCCCACATCGGCGTGGGAGCGCGGGCGTTCAGCTACATGGCCAACGGCCTGGAGGTGCCCGAGGAACCCGTCCGTGTCGAGCTCACCGCACCGGGGGGCACGCTGTGGACCTGGGGCCCCGACGGCGTGCCCAACCGGGTCACCGGCACTGCGCACGACTTCTGCCTGCTCGTCACCCAGCGCAGGCATCGCGACGACACCGCACTGCACGTCACCGGTCCGCTCGCCGACCAGTGGCTCTCCATCGCGCAGGCCTTCGCCGGACCTCCCGGTGGCGGGCGCACCGCAGGACAGTTCGACGGAGGTGTGTCGTGA
- a CDS encoding enoyl-CoA hydratase/isomerase family protein: protein MSEEAITYEVVDGVAWLTINRPEARNALNGAVRQGLFHSVHRFNADDSAKVLVLTGAGDKAFCAGGDLKEMAETALTVPPPDFAPQFGRNIQVAKPTIAAVNGVAFAGGFLLAQQCDLVIAAEHARFAVSEVKVGRGSPWAVPLSWLLPPRIALQILMTGDPITAERAREVGMVNEVVPAAELRVRVQEIALRIASNAPLSVLAAKKTVYLSAAHHLTEAYAHADQIWEPVYLSADALEGPAAFREKRTPVWKGR, encoded by the coding sequence ATGAGCGAGGAAGCGATCACCTACGAGGTCGTCGACGGGGTGGCCTGGTTGACGATCAATCGCCCCGAGGCACGGAACGCGCTCAACGGGGCGGTCCGGCAGGGACTGTTCCACAGCGTTCACCGCTTCAACGCCGACGACTCCGCCAAGGTTCTGGTGCTGACCGGGGCAGGCGATAAGGCGTTCTGCGCCGGAGGGGACCTTAAAGAGATGGCGGAGACGGCGCTCACGGTTCCGCCGCCAGACTTCGCGCCGCAATTCGGGCGCAACATCCAGGTCGCCAAGCCGACCATCGCCGCGGTGAACGGCGTCGCCTTCGCCGGCGGATTCCTACTGGCCCAGCAGTGCGACCTCGTCATCGCAGCCGAGCACGCCAGGTTCGCGGTCAGCGAGGTCAAGGTAGGCCGCGGCTCGCCATGGGCTGTCCCGCTGTCGTGGCTGCTGCCGCCGCGGATTGCGCTGCAGATTTTGATGACCGGCGACCCGATCACTGCCGAGCGCGCCCGCGAGGTAGGCATGGTGAACGAGGTCGTGCCCGCAGCGGAGCTGCGGGTACGAGTTCAGGAGATCGCCCTGCGGATCGCTTCCAACGCACCGCTGTCCGTACTCGCGGCAAAAAAGACCGTATACCTCTCCGCAGCGCACCACCTGACGGAGGCCTACGCCCACGCCGACCAGATATGGGAGCCGGTGTACCTCAGCGCCGACGCGCTAGAGGGTCCCGCCGCGTTCCGCGAGAAGCGCACACCGGTTTGGAAGGGACGTTAG
- a CDS encoding carboxylesterase/lipase family protein, translated as MPAKTVRTELTSGAIEGFTRDGVNRWRSIPYAKPPVGALRFKAPQPVEAWDGVRPCHRFRYCAPQPRRYTIVGPGKFQPMSEDCLTLNVVAPDGGSDRPLPVMFFIHGGAYFLGSSATPIYDGASLARSGCVYVSTNYRLGALGAVDLSSLSTADIHIDDNLYLRDLVSALRWVRENIAAFGGDPDNVTIFGESAGAHAVTTLLAVPAAKGLFAQAISQSPAGALSRSQELAAEFAAKFASILCADEREPARLLLAARPAQLVNAFDRLLTTSASDLAGGYPVGCTFGTDYLPSEPIQAMRDGKAYRVPLIVGTNADEGRLFTRFLKLLPTNEAKIEALLAGAEPTCRERITAAYPEYPAPDACIRLGADFTFGSTLWQLADSHSRHAPTYLYRYDFAPRTLQWAGLGATHATELLAVFDAYRTPLGRLLSAGADRRSALRVSDDMQGRWDAFARTGVPGDGWPRYTSDARPVLVFDRASRVDNDPHADRRKAWEGFQVLGR; from the coding sequence ATGCCAGCGAAGACAGTCCGCACCGAACTCACCTCGGGCGCCATCGAAGGATTCACGCGGGACGGCGTCAATCGCTGGCGTTCCATTCCCTACGCCAAGCCACCAGTCGGCGCGCTGCGGTTCAAGGCTCCCCAGCCGGTCGAAGCGTGGGACGGCGTCCGACCCTGCCACCGATTCCGCTACTGCGCTCCACAGCCCCGCCGATACACCATCGTCGGTCCGGGCAAGTTCCAGCCCATGAGCGAGGACTGCCTCACCCTCAATGTCGTTGCACCCGACGGCGGCTCGGACCGACCTCTGCCCGTGATGTTCTTCATTCACGGCGGGGCGTACTTCCTGGGCAGTTCCGCGACACCGATCTATGATGGCGCGTCGCTTGCCCGCAGCGGTTGCGTGTACGTATCGACAAACTACCGCCTCGGCGCGCTAGGGGCTGTCGACCTGTCGTCGCTGTCCACCGCAGACATCCATATTGACGACAACCTCTACTTGCGTGACCTCGTGTCGGCGCTCAGGTGGGTACGCGAGAACATCGCGGCATTCGGCGGCGATCCCGATAACGTGACGATCTTCGGAGAGAGCGCGGGCGCGCACGCCGTTACCACTTTGCTGGCCGTGCCAGCGGCTAAAGGGCTTTTCGCACAGGCTATCTCACAAAGTCCGGCCGGCGCGCTATCCCGCTCCCAGGAGCTGGCCGCGGAGTTCGCCGCCAAGTTCGCATCCATTCTCTGCGCCGACGAGCGGGAGCCCGCCCGCCTCCTGTTGGCGGCGCGTCCGGCTCAACTGGTGAATGCATTCGATCGCTTGCTCACCACGAGTGCATCGGACCTTGCTGGCGGTTACCCGGTGGGATGCACATTCGGAACCGACTATCTACCGTCCGAGCCCATTCAAGCGATGCGCGACGGCAAGGCGTACCGTGTGCCGCTGATCGTCGGTACGAACGCCGACGAGGGCCGGTTGTTCACTCGCTTCCTCAAACTCCTCCCGACGAACGAAGCCAAGATCGAAGCGTTACTAGCGGGAGCGGAACCCACCTGTCGCGAGCGAATTACTGCTGCCTATCCCGAATATCCGGCCCCCGATGCCTGTATCCGACTGGGGGCCGACTTCACATTCGGATCGACACTGTGGCAGCTCGCGGATTCCCACAGTCGGCACGCCCCCACATATCTGTACCGCTATGACTTCGCCCCGCGAACTCTGCAATGGGCCGGGCTGGGTGCCACCCATGCGACGGAGCTTCTTGCGGTGTTCGACGCCTACCGCACGCCGCTCGGTCGGCTACTCAGCGCCGGAGCCGATCGCCGCTCGGCCCTACGCGTGAGCGACGACATGCAAGGGCGCTGGGATGCTTTCGCACGCACCGGAGTTCCAGGAGACGGCTGGCCGCGCTACACCAGCGACGCCCGTCCGGTCCTCGTCTTCGATCGCGCTTCGCGAGTGGACAACGACCCCCACGCCGACCGCCGGAAAGCATGGGAAGGTTTTCAAGTCCTCGGACGCTGA
- a CDS encoding helix-turn-helix domain-containing protein, with translation MKFSNAGVPPVAFVQMLESQALDPDAVARLRTIMAREGTDEATLMQHDVQAPLRWFRDLYPDLDVDRATLLGFSFAGQAQLTSFGPLSVPLVSAGSVAEIVELLTYLPLITTAINAQFRPNDQGLTVGLWGHTGDRALDCLAVTYTGLALLRLLDMLVSDALTVTLHLSWSAPVSLNKLAAEMVLAGRLFFDAPMSYLHVPVNALNEVCRFSDPLAYRLAVAELRRTLDEQSGATSFSKKVRRLLDEDPGQRSCQRVADELSVSTSTLKRRLAEEGTTFRELRQSCLRESAMMLLITRSMSASQIATELGYGDLANFSHAFKRWTGRSPSEYRRSQR, from the coding sequence GTGAAGTTCAGCAACGCCGGTGTGCCTCCGGTCGCGTTCGTGCAAATGCTGGAGAGCCAGGCACTCGACCCGGACGCCGTCGCGCGGCTTCGCACCATCATGGCGCGCGAGGGAACCGACGAGGCGACGCTGATGCAGCACGATGTCCAGGCGCCACTGCGGTGGTTTCGCGATCTGTACCCCGATCTAGACGTCGACCGGGCAACCCTGCTCGGCTTCTCGTTTGCAGGACAGGCACAGTTGACATCTTTCGGCCCGTTGAGCGTCCCGCTGGTCAGCGCAGGCTCGGTAGCCGAGATCGTCGAGCTGCTCACCTATCTACCGTTGATCACCACGGCGATCAATGCACAATTCCGTCCAAACGACCAAGGTCTCACCGTCGGGCTCTGGGGGCACACAGGCGATCGGGCCCTGGACTGCTTAGCAGTCACATATACCGGCTTGGCGTTGTTACGACTGCTGGACATGCTCGTCAGTGACGCGCTGACCGTCACGCTCCACTTGAGTTGGTCAGCGCCGGTCTCCCTGAACAAACTCGCGGCAGAGATGGTACTAGCCGGGCGCCTGTTCTTTGACGCACCGATGTCCTACCTTCATGTTCCCGTCAACGCGCTCAATGAAGTGTGCCGGTTCTCCGATCCCCTTGCGTATCGACTCGCCGTCGCCGAGCTGAGGCGGACCCTCGACGAGCAGAGCGGAGCCACGTCCTTCTCCAAGAAGGTGAGACGGTTGTTGGACGAGGATCCCGGACAGCGAAGTTGCCAGCGGGTCGCAGACGAACTCTCGGTATCCACCAGCACACTCAAACGCCGGCTCGCCGAAGAGGGCACCACCTTTCGCGAGTTGCGCCAGTCGTGTCTGCGGGAGAGCGCGATGATGCTGTTAATCACCCGATCAATGTCGGCAAGCCAGATCGCGACCGAGCTCGGATACGGCGATCTTGCTAACTTCTCACACGCCTTCAAGCGATGGACCGGCCGCTCTCCGAGCGAGTACCGACGCTCACAACGCTGA
- a CDS encoding 2Fe-2S iron-sulfur cluster-binding protein, with amino-acid sequence MAVVTFVSHDGDKHQVPLDEGQSLMQVATNNAVPGIDGDCGGEAACGTCHVIVDPQWTDKVGLSGPAEEEMLAMNPERHPTSRLSCQMPVSEEWDGLIVQLPEFQM; translated from the coding sequence ATGGCCGTTGTCACTTTTGTCTCCCACGACGGCGACAAGCACCAGGTGCCTCTCGATGAAGGCCAGTCACTGATGCAGGTCGCGACCAACAATGCGGTACCCGGCATCGACGGCGACTGCGGAGGCGAAGCCGCGTGCGGCACCTGCCATGTGATCGTCGATCCGCAATGGACCGACAAGGTCGGCCTCTCCGGCCCCGCTGAAGAAGAGATGCTCGCGATGAACCCGGAGCGTCACCCGACCTCCCGGCTGTCCTGTCAGATGCCGGTCTCCGAGGAGTGGGACGGCTTGATCGTCCAACTGCCCGAGTTCCAGATGTAA
- a CDS encoding cytochrome P450: MKVSEAITEKVQATIPIDLQIQGAHLYDKTRRLVTGTNGKKIFVESPLPPVEDVELADIDLSNPFLYRQGLWQSYYERLRNEAPVHYQPNSPFGPFWSVTRHADIVTVEKNHEVFSSEPFIVIGSPPRFLDVAMFIAMDPPRHDRQRAAVQGVVAPKNLREMEGLIRSRVQEVLDDLPLDQPFDWVQNVSIELTARMLATLLDFPYEQRRKLVEWSDLATSMEQANGGPSDLDETFAGMRDMARGLSEHWHDKAARTAAGEEPGFDLITMLQSNESTKDLIKRPMEFLGNLVLLIVGGNDTTRNSMSGGVLALNRYPDQFEKLKANPDLIPNMNSEIIRWQTPLAYMRRIATADTMLNGQFIRKGDKVVMWYASGNRDERVFDQPDDFIIDRANARNHISFGFGVHRCMGNRLAELQLRILWEELLPRFENIEVVGEPEYVQSNFVRGISKLMVRLTPKSDA, encoded by the coding sequence ATGAAGGTTTCTGAAGCAATCACCGAGAAAGTTCAGGCGACCATCCCGATCGACCTGCAGATTCAAGGTGCACACCTGTATGACAAGACCCGGCGTTTGGTGACCGGAACGAACGGCAAGAAGATCTTCGTCGAGAGCCCCCTCCCGCCGGTCGAGGACGTCGAACTCGCCGACATCGACCTCAGCAACCCTTTCCTCTATCGTCAGGGGCTCTGGCAGTCGTACTACGAGCGCCTGCGCAACGAAGCTCCGGTCCACTACCAGCCCAACAGTCCGTTCGGTCCGTTCTGGTCGGTCACGCGGCATGCCGACATCGTGACCGTCGAGAAGAACCATGAGGTCTTCTCCTCCGAGCCGTTCATCGTCATCGGGTCCCCCCCTCGTTTCCTGGATGTCGCGATGTTCATCGCGATGGATCCGCCACGCCACGACAGGCAGCGGGCCGCCGTCCAAGGGGTGGTCGCGCCCAAGAACCTGCGTGAGATGGAGGGGCTGATCCGCTCGCGCGTCCAGGAGGTGCTGGACGATCTGCCCCTGGATCAGCCGTTCGACTGGGTGCAGAATGTCTCGATCGAGCTGACCGCTCGGATGCTTGCGACCCTCCTGGACTTCCCGTACGAGCAGCGTCGCAAGCTCGTCGAGTGGTCAGATCTGGCAACCTCGATGGAGCAGGCCAATGGCGGTCCCTCGGACCTTGACGAGACGTTCGCAGGCATGCGCGATATGGCGCGGGGTCTCAGCGAGCACTGGCACGACAAGGCGGCCCGGACCGCTGCCGGGGAGGAACCCGGCTTCGATCTGATCACCATGTTGCAGAGCAACGAGAGCACCAAGGATCTGATCAAACGACCGATGGAGTTCTTGGGCAACCTCGTGCTGCTGATCGTCGGAGGCAACGACACCACCCGGAACTCGATGAGCGGCGGTGTTCTCGCGTTGAACCGGTACCCGGACCAGTTCGAGAAGCTGAAGGCCAACCCCGACCTGATCCCCAACATGAACTCGGAGATCATTCGGTGGCAGACGCCGCTGGCCTATATGCGCCGGATCGCCACGGCCGACACCATGCTCAACGGGCAGTTCATTCGCAAGGGCGACAAGGTGGTGATGTGGTACGCCTCGGGCAACCGCGACGAGCGCGTATTCGATCAGCCCGACGACTTCATCATCGACCGGGCCAACGCCCGCAACCACATCTCCTTCGGCTTCGGTGTCCACCGTTGCATGGGCAACCGGCTGGCCGAGCTGCAGCTGCGGATTCTCTGGGAGGAGCTGCTTCCTCGCTTCGAGAACATCGAGGTCGTCGGCGAACCCGAGTACGTGCAGTCCAACTTCGTGAGGGGTATCAGCAAGCTGATGGTCCGCCTCACCCCGAAATCCGACGCATGA
- a CDS encoding NAD(P)/FAD-dependent oxidoreductase, protein MTLERALIVGASHAGAQLSASLRQEGWTGEIVLVGDESALPYQRPPLSKAYLAGKCTLEELAIRSAEFYTKQRIQLLDATVEAVDRAAGHLSLSTGESLPYDRLALCTGARPRRLPTPGADLAGVFYLRTAADVEKIRDATRPGRRAVIVGGGYIGLETAASLRALGLEVTVLEATERVLERVTAPEVSAFFDRIHREEGVNIRTGALVEALSGDGRVREVVLAGGESIPADLVIVGIGVEPNTELAAAAGLVVDNGVVIDDQARTSDPAIVAAGDCVSHDMARYGRRIRLESVPSAAEQAKVAAATICGKSKTIAALPWFWSDQYDLKLQIAGLNTGYDEVVLSGDPTRDRDFTCFYLRAGELIAADCVNRPRDFMFSKRVITQQVPVDRAELVLAGSA, encoded by the coding sequence ATGACATTGGAGCGGGCGCTCATCGTCGGGGCCAGCCATGCCGGGGCCCAACTCTCGGCCAGTCTGCGCCAGGAAGGGTGGACCGGTGAGATCGTCCTCGTCGGCGACGAGTCGGCGCTGCCCTACCAACGCCCTCCGCTGTCGAAGGCATACCTGGCCGGCAAGTGCACCCTCGAGGAGCTCGCGATCCGCAGCGCCGAGTTCTACACCAAGCAGCGAATCCAACTCCTGGATGCGACGGTGGAGGCGGTCGACCGTGCGGCGGGCCACCTCTCGCTGAGCACCGGCGAGTCGCTGCCCTACGACAGGCTCGCGCTGTGCACGGGCGCCCGCCCTCGTCGGCTCCCCACCCCGGGAGCCGACCTGGCCGGAGTCTTCTACCTACGCACCGCGGCGGACGTCGAGAAGATCCGAGACGCCACCAGACCGGGGCGTCGAGCCGTGATCGTCGGCGGCGGCTACATCGGACTGGAGACGGCCGCCTCGTTGCGTGCGTTGGGCCTGGAGGTCACCGTGCTCGAGGCGACCGAGCGTGTCCTCGAACGGGTCACCGCCCCGGAGGTATCGGCGTTCTTCGACCGGATCCACCGGGAGGAGGGCGTCAACATCCGGACGGGTGCGCTGGTCGAGGCTCTGTCCGGCGACGGCAGGGTCCGCGAAGTAGTCCTGGCCGGTGGTGAATCGATTCCCGCCGACCTCGTCATCGTCGGCATCGGCGTCGAGCCGAACACTGAGCTCGCCGCCGCCGCGGGCTTGGTCGTCGACAACGGCGTCGTGATCGACGACCAGGCCCGGACCAGCGACCCCGCGATCGTGGCCGCCGGGGACTGCGTCAGCCACGACATGGCCCGTTACGGGCGCCGCATACGCCTGGAGTCCGTGCCCAGCGCGGCCGAGCAGGCCAAAGTCGCCGCGGCGACCATCTGCGGGAAGTCCAAGACGATAGCGGCGCTGCCCTGGTTCTGGTCAGATCAATACGACCTCAAGCTCCAGATCGCCGGTCTTAACACCGGCTACGACGAGGTCGTCCTCAGCGGCGACCCGACCCGGGACCGCGACTTCACCTGCTTCTACCTGCGCGCCGGCGAGCTCATCGCCGCCGACTGCGTCAACCGCCCCCGCGACTTCATGTTCAGCAAGCGGGTCATCACGCAGCAGGTCCCCGTCGACCGGGCCGAACTGGTGCTCGCCGGCTCGGCCTGA
- a CDS encoding SCP2 sterol-binding domain-containing protein has protein sequence MAVFKDEDEVYTFLAGIFRRGLEKEGLADKLVSSGVVLRVHYTDPDAVVTVDMANKVVETGADSTAVPNVELFMSADTGNKFWLGKVNLTMAMARGTVRAKGPAAKLIKMIPQAKNLFPEYRLLLQNENRQDLIDA, from the coding sequence ATGGCGGTTTTCAAGGATGAGGACGAGGTCTATACCTTTCTGGCTGGAATCTTTCGGCGGGGCCTGGAGAAGGAAGGGCTGGCCGATAAGCTCGTGAGTTCGGGTGTGGTGTTGCGGGTGCACTACACCGATCCGGACGCAGTGGTGACAGTGGACATGGCGAACAAGGTGGTGGAGACGGGTGCGGACAGCACCGCGGTGCCCAATGTCGAGCTGTTCATGTCGGCAGACACCGGGAACAAGTTCTGGTTGGGCAAGGTGAACCTGACGATGGCGATGGCCAGGGGAACGGTGCGCGCAAAGGGCCCGGCGGCGAAGCTGATCAAAATGATCCCGCAGGCCAAGAACCTGTTCCCGGAGTACCGGTTGCTGTTGCAGAACGAGAATCGGCAGGACCTCATCGATGCGTGA